The Spirulina subsalsa PCC 9445 region TAATCGGGGCTATATTACCTCCCGCGCTGTTCTGCCGACTCAACCTTTAGATGGGGGTGAAATCCAGATTCTGGCAGTTGAGGGGACTTTGGATGAGGTGGAAATCCGGGGGTTACAACGGATGAATCCTCATTATGTGCGTAGTCGGGTCAATTTGGGGATTCGGACTCCGTTTAATGCCAATGCTTTGGAAGATCAACTGCGTCTGTTAACCCTTGACCCCAATTTTAAATCAATTGATGTGAATTTAGAAGGTGGTGACGAGTTGGGGATGAGTCGCCTGTTGCTGGATATACAGGAGGTGAAGCCTTTCTCAGGATTGGTGTTTACGGATAACTATTCGGCGGAGTCGGTGGGGTCTGAACGGATGGGGCTAAGTCTGGGCTATCGTAATTTAACCGGGCTGGGGGATCTGCTGCGTTTGGGCTATACTCGCACCTTTACGGGGGGCTACCACGGGGGGGATTTTAGCTATAGTCTTCCGGTTAATCCGATGAATGGAACGGTCGATCTGCGGGTGGTGTTGGATCAGAATCGCATTACAACTGGGGCTTTTCGGACGTTGGGGATTCGTGGGAATTCCCAGTTGTATGATCTCAGTTTCCGTCAGCCTTTGGTGCGGTCTGCGCGGGAGGAGTTCGCGCTGTCTTTAGGGTTTCGTCGCAAAACGGGACAAACGTTCTTGTTTGATAATGTGGGAACGCCGTTTGGGGTGGGGGCTGAAGCGGATGGTCGAACTCGTACCTCGGTGATTTATTTCGCTCAGGATTACACGAAACGGGATGCTAAGGGGGCGTGGAGTTTGCGTTCTCAGTTTAATCTGGGGACGGGGTTGTTTGGCACGACGCGCAATAGTTCGCCGACACCGGATGCTCGCTTTTTGAGTTGGTTGGGTCAAGGGGCGCGGGTGCAACAGTTCGGTCGGGATCATCTCTTGATTGTGCAGGGGGATGTTCAACTGAGTCCGAATAATTTGTTGGCTTCGGAGTTGTTCAGTATGGGGGGCGGTCAAACGCTGCGGGGCTACCGTCAAGGGGCAAGGTCAGGGGATAATGGCTGGCGCTTGTCGGTGGAAAATCGGTTTACGTTATGGCGAGATGAGGAGGAGGAGAGTCTTTTGCAGTTTGCGCCTTTTGTGGATGGGGGGATGGTCTGGAATAATCCCAGTAATCCGAGTCAGATTCAGTCTAATGCGTTTTTGGCGGGGCTGGGGGCTGGCTTGATTTGGATTCCGGTTCAGAATTTGACGATTCGACTGGATGCGACGTTGCCGTTGATTAATATTCGCGATCGCCAAACCAACGCCCAAGATGATGGGTTGTATTTTGGTGTGAACTATCGTTTTTAACGAATCTGTGCCAGTTGCCCCGCGCTCTCCCTATAGGGGAGTGTCAAAGGACTAGCTTTTTTGGCGGGAACCCCCACGGCTGGAGAGTTGGCGGAACTGACCGGGCTAACCACTTGCTCGTTTCTATGACAATTGTAAGAAAAAGGTTAAAGGGAAAAAAGGTTATCCTAAATTCCAAAAGAATAACCGTTCTGTAGAATATAAACACTCTGGTTGGAAGCTATCGGAGGACCGGAAAAAGATAACTTTCACAGACAAGAAAAACATCGGGACGGTTAAACTGAAAGGAACTAGAGACCTAAACTTTTATCCTTTAGACCAAATTAAACGAGTTAGGATTATTAAACGAGCGGATGGTTACTATGTCCAATTCTGTCTAAATGTTGATATTCGGGAATACGCTAAACCGCACTGAGAGTCAACCCCTCGTCAACCGAAACCCGCTAAAACGATTTTGACTATGACTCTATCCCCTGATGCGATCGCCACCCTAGCCGGTCGTCATGGTTTAGCCCTAGACCCTGCCTTGTTACAAACCAATGAGTCAGGGCTAGATTTTCAGGTTGCGATCGCCCAAACCCCAGACAAAGCCTCCTGGCTGCTGAGAATTCCCCGGCGGCCGGATGTGCTGCCCTCGGCTCAACGGGAGTACAGCATTCTCACCTTGGTACAGCGTCACCTGCGGGTGCAAGTACCCGACTGGCAGATTCACACCGATGAGCTAATTGCTTATCCCCTACTCCTCGGCAAACCGGCTGGCACCATTGACCCCGAAATTCAGAACTACCACTGGGAAATTGACGCTCAAAATCTGCCAGAAGTTTACTTGCAATCCCTCGCAGATGCCCTAGTCGCTCTCCACAGCATAGGACATCAGGCGGTGGCTAAGGCGGGACTGGAGACTCCCTCCATTGCAGAGATTAGAACCGCTTGGTCAGATCGAATGGCGCGGGTCAAGGCGGTTTACCCAGTGAATCCCCACCTCTGGGATCGCTGGCAGCGCTGGCTAGACCGGGATATTCTCTGGCCTGCACAGACAAGCCTAATTCATGGCGACCTGCATCCGGGTCATATTTTAGTTGACCCTCAGGGGCAGGTCACGGGGCTGATTGACTGGACTGAGGCGCGGGTGGATGACCGGGCTTTAGATTTTGCCGCTCATTACCAGGTCTTTGGCCGAGTCTCGCTAGATGCCTTGATTGAGCAGTATGAGCGGCGGGGTGGCACGATTTGGGCTACTTTGGGGGATCAGGTTGTGGAGTACCACAGCGCGTTTGGCGTGCAAGTCGTTGAGTTTGCCGAGCGATCTGGCCTCGACGAGTACAAAGCGATGGCGAGGCAAATGCTCAGTTAAGCCGCGCAATACCCGTGTCAGAGGTCAATTATTCCTCAGACAAACAATCTAGTTCGGCTTTTATTAGTTCTTTAATGTTCATTATTTCTTCTATACGATTAAGATAGTCCGTCAAAAAACTATTTTTTATGAACTTATTTAATTAAGCGAATAAAACCCGCTTTTCTTTTCGGTGTTCCGTGAATGTAGGGTGAGCTATGCCCACCCTAATAACCCAATAGAACTGTAACCGGAATTGGGTAGACAATACCCAGCCAATAAGCTCAACTCACAGCAAAGTCAGTAAACTTTCGTTTGTATGGGGCTTTAAAAGCCAAAACGATATCCTGTTTAGAAACACCAGCTTCGACTAATTCATTGGCCACTCCGATTTCCGTACCATCCCGTTCGATCCAAATTTTACCCCCTTTAATTTCCACATAAATAAGACAACCAAATACTCGCGTTAACTCTTGCCAACCCATATTCATGACCTGATAGCGATCGCGCTCCTTATCAAATAACACTTTAACTTCAGTCTGGCTATTAGAACTATTCTTGGCATGACGTTCTAGAATATTTTGGACAATTTCAGGATAATTCAGTCTATCCATGTAACAACCTCCTCTTGTTCTGGATTAAAAATCAATAACTTGAGTTGATATTCGCTGATAATTCTCTTAATTCTTCAGCCTTTTCTTAGTTTCAATTTAGTTGCTCGATAAATAACTCATTTTCTCAGAAACCGGGTTTTTGGCAAGATGGAGGGGGACACAGACAGGATGAAATCAACCCGGTTTCTTATTTCACTGATGTTAGCGCCGTTTCCCTAGCCAAAACAGGAACCCCATTAAACCACTACACCCTAACCCAAGGATTAAACTCAAGACAAAGGCAAAACTATAAATCCCCCATAAATACCCCGGTGGCAGGGGTTGACCTTCTGGACGCTCTAGGGGAAAGCGCTGTACAATCAGATCCTCTGCAACATTGGCAATGGAGGACGCAGACGCAGAAGCTGCACCGATTCCGGTACTCACTATAAAGATGGTTTGGTTGAGGGTGCGATCGCGCTTCGCCTGTTCGAGTTGTATAATTCCTTCTAGCGTCTTGGTCATATTCTCCAAGAGCTTTAGACTCGCACTAGCACTATTGTAGTCCGTGGTCAGTTGGGGTAAATACTTTTCCTGTGCATAATTGAGGAACGGTTCAAAAAGGCTTAAATTGCTACTTTTATCCCTCTCCTTTAAAGTCTTGAGACGTTTTTGGTAATTTTCAATATTCACATTCAGCGCGTGTTTATACTCTTCTAAGGTACTTAAAGCAGACGCATAAACTGAGAAAATTGTCAAGGTTTCTGTTAACTGTTTTTGCAGAATTTCGAGGTTCAAATGGGTTTGTAAGACTTGCTTAGGCAGACTATTCACCTTCCCTTGAATATCACGCGCTGCTCGGTTTAAATCCTGTTTTGTTCCACGACTTTGGGTGTAAATCCAGTGGATTTTGTGGCGATAGGAAAAAAGATAAAGGAACTGTTGATAAAAACTATTGATTTTGTCAGAGGTAATGGTTGCTTGGGGTGGAAATAGAGCAATAATCAGATGAGCATAATCGGGACTGTCTAACTCAGTTGAAGGTTGCCAAATTTCCCATAAATCTGCTCCTAGAAACTGACCTTGATAGGTTTGACTCCCTTGTTTCCTTTCATCGGACAGAAAAACCTGATAACATTCTTTAAAAGTGGCTTCTTTGTCTTGCTCCTCATGGGGTAACTGTCCCCAAATCAGCCAAGTTTCCCCAATGTTTCCCTTTCTGGGGGTTCGCTTTTCCAGAATAATATCTCTCGTCTCTTTGAGGTCAACAATCGGATAAGCTTGTTTTGAACCTTGGGGATTGCCAGAAACATCCACCAGCAAAGCAAAAGTATCATTTAATTGCACCGGATAAAAATAGCCATTTACCTCCTGAAAAGGTTGATATTTACTCGGCAATAATTCAGAGAAAGATGACCCAATCGGGTCTAATTTTTGATAAGGTTCTAGACCATCTTCGGTTAACTGTGGATTCAGACGTTGCCAAAACTTTAAACGCTTTTGATTAATGTCTTCAGCAGAATCTCCTAATCCTTCACGCAAATCATAAAGAAAGAGGTCAATAGTGGGGTAAATCAGCTTGAGATTAGAAGTCATCCGTTTAGGCTCTCTGATTATTCATTCCTTAACTCATCATGCCAAATTGTTGATAAAATTCAGCCAGAGGATTTTCTGCTTGAAAAATGACCTCTGATTTTTGGATTAACTCAGGATGGGTGAGGGAGTCAATTGTGTTGAGAACTTGCTTAATCGTGGGACGTTGACGACTATCAGGGACAGTATTATCAACTTCTGTATTGGGGGCAGTCTCACCGGAAAAATTCGGGACAAAATCCAGACCGACTCCTCGTTCTGCTGCCTTTTGGTCTAAGATAGAATAGGCTTGCTTATAATAGCTTTGTAGTTCGCTATTTTGTTGGGCTACCCCATCGAGTCGCTCAATATTTAGAACTAAATTTTGGGCAATTTCCCGAAGTTGACGGGCTAAGTCGAGTGAACATTCTTTTTGTTGACTTAGGGCGACTAAAAAAGATTTTAGTAGATCAACTTGATTATCTGAAAGTGAAAAATTAGTCATGATTTTTCAGATTGTATCTAGCGGTGAATGATAGGTTATTTAGGAGGATGCCAACCTGCACTGACCCATTGTTTCCTGACTGTAACAGCAATTGGATTATTCAGATTTAAGGCTAAAACCGTTGCTCGACCGCAGGGAGTTAAACCGATAATTTCTGTGCCGTTTTTGCTCCAAGTGAAATGTTCAGACCATTGATTCTGACGAGGATTAAACAAAGGAACAGAGGCCTTGCTCACAGGATCAATCTCAGAAATTTTTACCCCCTTATAATTATTGCACAAGCTACACGCTAACCAGAGATTTTCTTCTTCATTTCTCCCAATGCTTTGGGAATAATATGCTCAATTTGCAAAATTCCTAGAACATAGTTCTGGGAACTCAGACAATACCCGCATCGGTTGCCTGTTTGTTGGCGCAATTTAGCTCGGACGGATTCAGAAATAGTCACAGTTTAGGCTTCTAATGGTGCAATTAAACCCCGTTTCACCGATTCATTGAGGGCTTGAGCTTGTTGTAATAAGCGCGTTTCATAAACCGTCATTAAGGCGTTTAATTCCTCCTGTTCTGTGGTCGAAATTGTGCCAGATTGTTGGGCATCTAACAACTGACTCAAACGCTTTTCTTGGGTGGGAGACAATCGCAATTGAGCGAGGGCATAAACTTCCCTGTCCGAAAGTGTAGAAATCGGTTGAGTTGTTGGAGTTAACAACAACGCCAGAGTTTCCAGCAAAATATCTGAAACCTCTCGTTGATGTTCTGCGGCTAAACGGGCAGCCTGTTGATACAAATTATCGGGGAGATTGAGCGTGATTGGGGTAGTCATAACCAGCCAAAATAAAGGCAGACCAGTAATAGGGATGAGAATAGGGAGGAGTGGTTGTTTCTACTGTAGCAAGTTCCGTTCGTCTGGTGTTCAAACGTCTGAGGAGAGAGGGTAGAGTGAGTTGGTGTTCGTGAGTTTCTAACCAAGTACAGAGTTCTGGAGGAGTGGCGGTTTTTAGCCAGTTTTGAGTGAGTTGGAGGGCTAAATGGGGGGGGATTATCCTGTAAGAAATGGTAAAACTGGACAATAAATAAACTGGTAGGAAATGAGTCCACAGACCAGAGGGTACTTAACACAAATGTTGCGCCAACTTGTAAAAACGCGCTGACCAGGCCGACATATTCCTCTGTCATGGCCTCATTGCCTGTAATCGCGGTTTCGCAGGCCGCTAAACTGACTAAATCGTAAGGAGTTAAATCCTGCCGCAAAATGTCTTCAATGGTGAAACAATCCTCGTCTTTCAGGAACAGACAAGACTGTTTAGGCTGTTGGGAATTGTAAGCCCCATGACCGCAGAAGTGGAGAATTTGGGCGGGTTGGGTGAGGAGTTGGTTCACTTGTTCTTGGGTGGTTGCGTTGTTGGCGAGGGTGCGTCCTTGGGGGAATTGTTGCCGCAGGAGGGCGGCCTCGATTTCCGCGTAGGGGAGGTCAAGGAGGGCTTTTTTCTGGTGATTGACGGTGGGGGTACTTTTGGGGTTTTCAATCAGGTTAAGGGAGGTGAGAGGGGCTGTATAGCGGGTTTCTCGCAGGCCGAGGGCGGCACTGGGCAGGTAAAAGGAGGGGAGGGGAAAGAAAGTGGAGAGGGGGAAGCGGTGGAGGTCACGGTGAGGGATGAGGATGAGGGTTTGGATGTCATGGTTTCTGAGGTTTTGGCTGAGGGTGGGAATCTGTAGGAGGGTTTGCAGTTGGTCCAGTTGTTGGGGTAATTCCCGTCGCCAAGGGGCGTTTTGCCGTTCCTTTGGTGGTTGTGTGTGATAGGTGGTGTAGTTGTTGTTCCACTCTTTAATCCAGTGGGTGAGGGTGTTGTAGTCTGTATCGGTGAGGTGGGAAATGAGTTGGGGGGTTCCTTGGGGCAGGATGAGGAAGGTGGCGAGGGAGACGGGGCTAAGGTGCCAGTAAATAATGGCGGTGTGGGGGGTGCAGAGGTGTTGTTGCAGGTGGGCAAAGGGGAGGGGAGTGGGGGGGGTTTGAAACCATTGGAGGCAGAAGTTTTTCCGTTTTTCGGCAATTTCGAGGGCTTCGGTGTAGTTTTGGGCGCGAATTTGTTCCTCGACTTCTAATTGAAAGAAGGGGGAGAATTCACGGGTGAGGCGTTCTTTTTCCGAGGGGGTTTTGTTTTCTAGGAGACGTTCAAGGCCGATAATACCCGTTCTTAGGTGGTTGGTGGCGGTGTCGTCTTGGCGGAGGCGAAAACAGACTGTGATGAGGTCTGAGAGGACTTTAAGGCGCTGTTCAGGGAAGGTGGCAAAGGTGAGGGTTTGGAGGGCGGTTTCATAGTGGGTTTTGGCTTGGTCGAAGTAGGGGAATCTTTGATTGTGGGCAGCAGGAGTTAAACCCTGTTTATAGTGGGCTTTGCCGAGTTGGTGGTGGAGGATGCCGAACCCTTCGGGGTGGGTGTCGGGGCGGATGAGGCCTTGTTTGAGGGGGAATTCCAGGCTGTTGATTTTGCCTGGGTAGCCTCTTTCGTTGAGTTCGGGGTGGGTGAGAGAGTAGTGTTTTTGGGCGGTGGCTTGGATTTGTTGGATAACTTCGACAGAGGGGAGACGGCGGATAAATGCTTTGAGATTGTCCAGTTGTTCAGGGGTGGGGGTGTTGAGGGTGGGGGTACTGTTGAGGAAGGCTTGGAGTTGAGGAGAAGGGGGTTGATTGAGTCGTTCGAGGATGGAGGGGGAATCCGCAAAGGTGGAACGGAGTTGTTGTTGACTGGTAGCCAGAGATTGGGGGAAATGGTCACGGAGCAAGGTTTTGCTTTGGGTGAGGGAGGTTGGGAATTGCTGGTATAGTTTTTCGGGGTGAGTTGGGTCGAGGAGGGCGGTTAAGTGTTGGGGGGATTGTTCTAGGCTGCGTTGGAAAAAAGCTGAAAAGGTTTGTTGAGGGATGGGGGTATGGCGTGAGGATTTTAATGCAGCATTCCCTCGGTTGTTCCATGCCACAGATTCATCCGGTTTAATTTGCAAAGCTTGGTCAAAGAAGGCGATCGCTTCTTCATTCCTGCCTAAGTTACCTAGCGCAACCCCTCGGTTGACCCATACCTCATAGGAATCCGGTTTAATTTGCAAAGCTTGGTCATAGGAGGCGATCGCTTCTTCATACCTGCCTAAGTTACATAGCGCAACCCCTCGGTTGTACCATGCCACAGAGTAATCCGGTTTAATTTGCAAAGCTTGGTCATAGGAAGCGATCGCTTCTTCATACCTGCCTAAGTTACATAGCGCAACCCCTCGGTTGCCCCATGCCTCAGAGTAATCCGGTTTAATTTGCAAAGCTTGGTCACAGGAGGCGATCGCTTCTTCATACCTGCCTAATCCCAATAGCGCAACCCCTCGGTTGTTCCATGCCTCAAAGTCATCCGGTTTGATTTGCACAGCCTGGTCATAGGAGGCGATCGCTTCTTCATACCTGCTTAAGTTCAATAGCGCAAGCCCTCGGTTGCTCCATGCCTCAAAGTAATCCGGTTTGATTTGCAAAGCTTGGTCATAGGAGGCGATCTCTTCTTCATACCTGCCCAAATTCCGTAGCGCAACCCCTCGGTTGTACCATGCCATATAGTCATCCGGTTTGATTTGCACAGCCTGGTCATAGGAGGCGATCGCTTCTTCATTCCTGCCTAAGTTACATAGCGCATTCCCTCGGTTGCCCCATGCCATATAGTCATCCGGTTTAATTTGCAAAGCTTGGTCATAGGAGGCGATCGCTTCTTCATACCTGCCTAAGTTACCTAGCGCAACCCCTCGGTTGACCCATACCTCATAGGAATCCGGTTTGATTTGCAAAGCTTGGTCATAGGAGGCTATCTCTTCTTCATACCTGCCTAAGTTACCTAGCGCAACCCCTCGGTTGTACCATGCCCCAGAGTCATCCGGTTTAATTTGCAAAGCTTGGTCATAGGAGGCGATCTCTTCTTCATACCTGCCTAAGTTACCTAGCGCAACCCCTCGGTTGTACCATGCCCCAGAGTCATCCGGTTTAATTTGCAAAGCTTGGTCATAGGAGGCGATCGCTTGTTCATACCTGCCCAAATTCCGTAGCGCAACCCCTCGGTTGTACCATGCCATATAGTCATCCGGTTTTGATTTGCACAGCCTGGTCATAGGAGGCGATCGCTTCTTCATTCCTGCCTAAGTTACATAGCGCAACCCCTCGGTTGCACCATGCCTCAAAGTCATCCGGTTTGATTTGCACAGCCTGGTCATAGGAGGCGATCGCTTCTTCATTCCTGCCTAAGTTAAATAGCGCATTCCCTCGGTTGCCCCATGCCTTATAGAAATCCGGTTTAATTTGCAAAGCTTGGTCATAGGAGGCGATCGCTTGTTCATACCTGCCCAAATTCCGTAGCGCAACCCCTCGGTTGCACCATGCCTCAAAGTCATCCGGTTTGATTTGCACAGCCTGGTCATAGGAGGCGATCGCTTCTTCATTCCTGCCTAAGTTAAATAGCGCATTCCCTCGGTTGCCCCATGCCTTATAGAAATCCGGTTTAATTTGCAAAGCTTGGTCATAGGAGGCGATCGCTTCTTCATTCCTGCCTAATCCCAATAGCGCAACCCCTCGACCGTTCCATGCTT contains the following coding sequences:
- a CDS encoding ShlB/FhaC/HecB family hemolysin secretion/activation protein; protein product: MNKSTLTLLTGLSIWVGLASEVLAQASTEIEPVLRETSYLTQPPSNSPRRGVWVADQPGLERDEDLPQLLEEGEIFTAPEGLDTTDLDDPTPLRIERIRVEGSTVFTEADFAPILEGLTGETTLGQLNQAVRAITQLYLNRGYITSRAVLPTQPLDGGEIQILAVEGTLDEVEIRGLQRMNPHYVRSRVNLGIRTPFNANALEDQLRLLTLDPNFKSIDVNLEGGDELGMSRLLLDIQEVKPFSGLVFTDNYSAESVGSERMGLSLGYRNLTGLGDLLRLGYTRTFTGGYHGGDFSYSLPVNPMNGTVDLRVVLDQNRITTGAFRTLGIRGNSQLYDLSFRQPLVRSAREEFALSLGFRRKTGQTFLFDNVGTPFGVGAEADGRTRTSVIYFAQDYTKRDAKGAWSLRSQFNLGTGLFGTTRNSSPTPDARFLSWLGQGARVQQFGRDHLLIVQGDVQLSPNNLLASELFSMGGGQTLRGYRQGARSGDNGWRLSVENRFTLWRDEEEESLLQFAPFVDGGMVWNNPSNPSQIQSNAFLAGLGAGLIWIPVQNLTIRLDATLPLINIRDRQTNAQDDGLYFGVNYRF
- a CDS encoding macrolide 2'-phosphotransferase, giving the protein MTLSPDAIATLAGRHGLALDPALLQTNESGLDFQVAIAQTPDKASWLLRIPRRPDVLPSAQREYSILTLVQRHLRVQVPDWQIHTDELIAYPLLLGKPAGTIDPEIQNYHWEIDAQNLPEVYLQSLADALVALHSIGHQAVAKAGLETPSIAEIRTAWSDRMARVKAVYPVNPHLWDRWQRWLDRDILWPAQTSLIHGDLHPGHILVDPQGQVTGLIDWTEARVDDRALDFAAHYQVFGRVSLDALIEQYERRGGTIWATLGDQVVEYHSAFGVQVVEFAERSGLDEYKAMARQMLS
- a CDS encoding XisI protein, whose product is MDRLNYPEIVQNILERHAKNSSNSQTEVKVLFDKERDRYQVMNMGWQELTRVFGCLIYVEIKGGKIWIERDGTEIGVANELVEAGVSKQDIVLAFKAPYKRKFTDFAVS
- a CDS encoding HNH endonuclease, translating into MTISESVRAKLRQQTGNRCGYCLSSQNYVLGILQIEHIIPKALGEMKKKISG
- a CDS encoding tetratricopeptide repeat protein, with the translated sequence MTRLCKSKPDDYMAWYNRGVALRNLGRYEQAIASYDQALQIKPDDSGAWYNRGVALGNLGRYEEEIASYDQALQIKPDDSGAWYNRGVALGNLGRYEEEIASYDQALQIKPDSYEVWVNRGVALGNLGRYEEAIASYDQALQIKPDDYMAWGNRGNALCNLGRNEEAIASYDQAVQIKPDDYMAWYNRGVALRNLGRYEEEIASYDQALQIKPDYFEAWSNRGLALLNLSRYEEAIASYDQAVQIKPDDFEAWNNRGVALLGLGRYEEAIASCDQALQIKPDYSEAWGNRGVALCNLGRYEEAIASYDQALQIKPDYSVAWYNRGVALCNLGRYEEAIASYDQALQIKPDSYEVWVNRGVALGNLGRNEEAIAFFDQALQIKPDESVAWNNRGNAALKSSRHTPIPQQTFSAFFQRSLEQSPQHLTALLDPTHPEKLYQQFPTSLTQSKTLLRDHFPQSLATSQQQLRSTFADSPSILERLNQPPSPQLQAFLNSTPTLNTPTPEQLDNLKAFIRRLPSVEVIQQIQATAQKHYSLTHPELNERGYPGKINSLEFPLKQGLIRPDTHPEGFGILHHQLGKAHYKQGLTPAAHNQRFPYFDQAKTHYETALQTLTFATFPEQRLKVLSDLITVCFRLRQDDTATNHLRTGIIGLERLLENKTPSEKERLTREFSPFFQLEVEEQIRAQNYTEALEIAEKRKNFCLQWFQTPPTPLPFAHLQQHLCTPHTAIIYWHLSPVSLATFLILPQGTPQLISHLTDTDYNTLTHWIKEWNNNYTTYHTQPPKERQNAPWRRELPQQLDQLQTLLQIPTLSQNLRNHDIQTLILIPHRDLHRFPLSTFFPLPSFYLPSAALGLRETRYTAPLTSLNLIENPKSTPTVNHQKKALLDLPYAEIEAALLRQQFPQGRTLANNATTQEQVNQLLTQPAQILHFCGHGAYNSQQPKQSCLFLKDEDCFTIEDILRQDLTPYDLVSLAACETAITGNEAMTEEYVGLVSAFLQVGATFVLSTLWSVDSFPTSLFIVQFYHFLQDNPPPFSPPTHSKLAKNRHSSRTLYLVRNSRTPTHSTLSPQTFEHQTNGTCYSRNNHSSLFSSLLLVCLYFGWL
- a CDS encoding tetratricopeptide repeat protein produces the protein MKWFNFGRRRQPQTSQSVEIEFDQALNLLAKGVTNWQQIRTALLSRQITEGDLAAWLRQQERVKPDWREGLRRLAQEAEGELGEVVRELLREGSPYEGGDEEGKGEEEEGGLEEGSPCEGEAEGWVQRGIEQLDAGDFVGLLVSFDQALEIQRDFYKAWNGRGVALLGLGRNEEAIASYDQALQIKPDFYKAWGNRGNALFNLGRNEEAIASYDQAVQIKPDDFEAWCNRGVALRNLGRYEQAIASYDQALQIKPDFYKAWGNRGNALFNLGRNEEAIASYDQAVQIKPDDFEAWCNRGVALCNLGRNEEAIASYDQAVQIKTG